From Miscanthus floridulus cultivar M001 chromosome 15, ASM1932011v1, whole genome shotgun sequence, the proteins below share one genomic window:
- the LOC136507260 gene encoding uncharacterized protein, with amino-acid sequence MDKELDKDNKTFTLIHCWNKLKEEDKWKAKRLELAEQQNQASKKKQKVNKDSTPRDVEATNTEDVTEIAAPESEARKRPQGVKKAKEALRRGGGEACLEALDKLWAKEAFDMEREKKKEERFLASLELEKKRLTLEEKKAEADLIKKEKEIMSMDMSSLTSLQQQYYETMQQKIVARRLAN; translated from the coding sequence ATGGACAAGGAATTAGACAAGGACAACAAGACATTTACTCTTATACATTGTTGGAACAAATTGAAGGAAGAAGACAAGTGGAAAGCCAAGAGGTTGGAACTGGCCGAGCAGCAGAACCAAGCAAGCAAGAAAAAACAGAAGGTTAACAAGGACTCGACCCCAAGGGATGTAGAAGCCACAAACACTGAAGATGTCACAGAGATTGCAGCTCCAGAATCCGAAGCAAGAAAAAGGCCACAGGGTGTGAAGAAGGCAAAAGAAGCTCTTAGGCGAGGAGGTGGCGAAGCTTGCTTGGAGGCTTTGGATAAACTGTGGGCTAAGGAGGCTTTTGACatggagagagagaagaagaaagaggaaaggTTCCTGGCTTCACTTGAGCTAGAGAAGAAGCGACTCACATTAGAAGAAAAAAAAGCTGAAGCGGACTTGatcaaaaaggaaaaagaaataatGTCAATGGACATGAGCTCCCTCACCTCACTGCAGCAGCAGTACTACGAGACGATGCAGCAGAAGATTGTCGCTCGTCGTTTGGCAAATTAA